One segment of Thermosynechococcus sp. HN-54 DNA contains the following:
- the bcp gene encoding thioredoxin-dependent thiol peroxidase, whose product MSLTVGAIAPPFELADATGELVRLADFQGQWVILYFYPRDNTPGCTKEACAYREVSATLGDRNVVILGISPDSVASHAKFQQKLNLPFRLLADVDTTVAQAYGSYGPKKFMGKDYLGVYRDTFLIDPTGKIAAIYRRVKPDAHVAQVLADLERRQA is encoded by the coding sequence ATGTCCCTAACCGTTGGGGCGATCGCCCCCCCCTTTGAACTGGCGGATGCTACGGGTGAGCTGGTGCGCTTGGCTGACTTTCAAGGCCAGTGGGTGATTCTCTATTTCTATCCCCGTGACAATACTCCCGGCTGTACCAAAGAAGCCTGTGCCTACCGTGAGGTCAGTGCCACTTTGGGCGATCGCAACGTCGTTATCCTAGGCATTAGCCCCGATAGTGTCGCCTCCCATGCCAAGTTTCAGCAGAAGCTCAATTTGCCCTTTCGTCTGCTAGCAGATGTGGACACCACGGTCGCCCAAGCCTATGGCAGCTATGGCCCGAAAAAGTTCATGGGCAAGGACTATCTCGGTGTTTATCGGGATACGTTTCTCATCGATCCCACAGGCAAAATTGCGGCTATTTATCGGCGGGTGAAGCCCGATGCTCATGTGGCGCAAGTGCTAGCGGATCTGGAGCGACGGCAAGCGTGA
- a CDS encoding amino acid ABC transporter permease, whose translation MQQVAPFIPPWAKWLNGIFLVCLGLGILAFCGYLYFFRDTLVLYAPFLFQAAITTFLISVFSLLLAVILGAIATWARLHPAPPLRWISTVYIEFVRGTPTLVQLLVWGFGIGGLLSQLGFDPRRIAFDIMTVLQSNRLVSPLFNYIFYGILGLGFNYGAYLSEVFRSGLEGVPKGQTEASLSLGLSGQQTLWRIILPQAILIILPPFTNNFITLMQDCALLVVIGVPELQNMTSTFANPITDPQRKLFVYVLGAMFYFGLCFPLARLSRFLERRWQRSAIS comes from the coding sequence ATGCAGCAAGTGGCACCGTTTATTCCTCCTTGGGCAAAATGGCTCAATGGCATCTTTTTGGTGTGCCTAGGACTGGGCATTCTTGCCTTTTGTGGTTACCTCTATTTCTTTCGCGACACGTTAGTACTGTACGCGCCATTTCTGTTTCAGGCGGCAATCACAACGTTTTTAATCTCCGTCTTTAGTTTGCTCTTGGCCGTGATTTTGGGGGCGATCGCCACTTGGGCAAGGCTGCATCCTGCTCCTCCCCTACGCTGGATCAGTACGGTTTACATTGAATTTGTGCGCGGTACCCCGACCTTGGTGCAACTGCTGGTGTGGGGCTTTGGCATTGGTGGCCTCTTGAGTCAGTTGGGTTTTGATCCGCGGCGAATCGCCTTTGACATCATGACTGTCCTGCAAAGTAACCGCTTGGTGTCGCCGCTTTTTAACTACATTTTCTACGGCATTCTTGGCTTGGGCTTTAACTATGGTGCCTATCTCAGTGAGGTCTTTCGCAGTGGCCTAGAGGGGGTTCCCAAGGGACAAACGGAAGCCAGCCTCAGCCTTGGTCTCTCGGGTCAGCAAACCCTATGGCGGATTATTCTGCCCCAAGCCATTTTGATTATTCTGCCCCCTTTTACCAACAACTTCATTACCCTGATGCAGGACTGCGCCCTCCTTGTGGTCATCGGGGTTCCAGAACTGCAAAACATGACCAGCACCTTTGCCAATCCCATTACGGATCCGCAGCGGAAGCTCTTTGTTTATGTCTTGGGCGCGATGTTCTATTTTGGCCTTTGTTTTCCCTTGGCACGACTCTCGCGCTTCCTTGAACGACGGTGGCAGCGATCAGCTATTTCATAA
- a CDS encoding peroxiredoxin has protein sequence MSECLRVGQPAPDFEAVAVYDQEFKTIKLSDYRGKYVVLFFYPLDFTFVCPTEIVAFSDRYDEFAKLNTEILGVSVDSQFSHLAWTQMDRKAGGVGDLKYPLVSDLKKEISTAYNVLTEEGVALRGLFIIDKEGIIQHATINNLAFGRNVDETLRVLQAIQYVQAHPDEVCPAGWQPGDKTMNPDPVKSKVYFEAVG, from the coding sequence ATGTCTGAGTGTCTGCGCGTGGGTCAACCCGCCCCTGATTTTGAAGCGGTTGCCGTTTATGACCAAGAGTTCAAAACCATCAAGCTCTCGGACTATCGCGGTAAATACGTTGTTTTGTTCTTCTATCCCTTGGACTTCACCTTTGTCTGCCCCACGGAAATTGTCGCCTTTAGCGATCGCTACGACGAATTTGCCAAACTGAACACCGAAATCCTCGGCGTGTCTGTAGATAGCCAGTTCTCCCACTTGGCGTGGACACAGATGGATCGTAAAGCCGGGGGCGTGGGCGACCTCAAGTATCCCCTTGTTTCCGACCTGAAGAAAGAAATTAGCACTGCCTACAACGTCTTGACCGAGGAAGGGGTGGCACTGCGCGGTCTCTTCATCATTGACAAAGAAGGGATTATCCAGCACGCCACCATCAATAACTTGGCCTTTGGCCGCAACGTAGATGAGACCCTGCGGGTGCTGCAAGCGATTCAATACGTCCAAGCTCACCCCGATGAAGTCTGCCCTGCGGGCTGGCAACCGGGCGACAAAACAATGAATCCAGATCCCGTCAAATCCAAAGTCTATTTTGAAGCAGTGGGCTAA
- a CDS encoding ATP-binding protein yields MTLMYVAPQWQTLTFPSTLFLQPILEILLTDLPPEYKDEIRLGLQEALVNAARHGNQLNPEKLVFVRYTIFPDECWWVITDQGEGFSPPSNVSETADELLPAADCECGRGLFLIYAIFDEVYWNAKGTEVSLCKYLTPTHHSRFS; encoded by the coding sequence ATGACGTTAATGTACGTTGCGCCTCAATGGCAGACCCTAACATTTCCCTCGACGCTTTTTCTACAACCGATTCTAGAGATTCTACTCACTGATCTTCCTCCCGAGTACAAAGATGAGATTCGGCTGGGTCTCCAAGAAGCCCTTGTGAATGCTGCTCGCCACGGCAATCAACTCAATCCCGAAAAACTTGTTTTTGTGCGCTACACCATCTTCCCGGATGAATGCTGGTGGGTCATTACGGATCAGGGGGAGGGCTTTTCCCCCCCCAGTAACGTTTCTGAAACTGCCGATGAGCTATTACCTGCCGCCGACTGTGAATGTGGTCGCGGCTTATTTTTGATCTATGCCATTTTTGATGAGGTGTACTGGAACGCTAAAGGTACAGAAGTGAGCCTGTGCAAGTATCTTACGCCAACGCATCATAGCCGCTTTAGCTAA
- a CDS encoding AAA-like domain-containing protein, which translates to MIGKTLGGRYKLIRVLGAGNFGQTFLAEDVHRPIRAKCVVKYLRPARTDAAFLPLARSLFQREAQILERLGTHEQIPRLLAYFEEDNEFYLVQDFIEGQVLRQELLPGCGWSEARVIELLQDALGILAFVHQCGVIHRDIKPDNLIRRQSDHRLVLIDFGAVKEMGVSIGGGTLVGDTNPQTIAIGTPGYMAPEQAQGRPRPASDLYSLGMVAVQALTGLSPLQLTQDPYGCWCWQAAQPVSDRLVQFVNKLIHPSPYERFATAADALASLQQVEVPKSFWFRLGQFLKTPVQDLWRSPKAGEGVSPVPSSSLPPVSTLPPQATEPKLVSSPPAATAALPNQGRHVFISHSSDGTDLQLATALQEALQKAGHQPFMASQSIRLGEAWAQRIDQELKRCDFFVLLLSQTAAQSEMVLEEVRTVKQLQAQRGDRRPFILPVRVNFPLDMPLNYELRGYLHRLQQRFWRSPADTDTLLQEILDLVNATTAPMATSSDAAQETIAESAQTGTLVGDGAPVPVAEPELPEGQVEVASAFYIERPPIEQRCRETLLQPGSLIRIKAPRQMGKTSLMARLLYRATQEGYGTVPLSFQLADAQVFSDLEKLLRWLCASVGRRLGLENRLNDYWDDIFGSKYNCTAYFEEYLLPNCQKAGTQFEGRPLVLGLDEVDRVFEYPEVASDFFGLLRAWHEEGKNRDIWRNLRLIVVHGTEVYIPLDINQSPFNVGLAVDLPEFNQEQIAELCRLHGLALSEAQLQELQHLVGGHPYLIRLSLYHLARQDLTWQELITNAASETGLYRDHLRRQWWHLQQQAELLPAFRDILQAEGGRVVDSTLGFKLHSLGLITLEGNLAQVRCDLYRRYFGDRLH; encoded by the coding sequence ATGATTGGGAAAACCCTTGGCGGGCGCTATAAACTCATTCGAGTCTTGGGGGCTGGGAACTTTGGCCAAACGTTTCTTGCTGAGGATGTTCACCGTCCCATTCGTGCCAAGTGTGTGGTTAAGTACCTGCGCCCCGCCCGTACGGATGCGGCCTTTCTCCCTTTGGCGCGATCGCTCTTTCAGCGGGAAGCACAAATTCTGGAGCGGCTGGGCACTCACGAGCAAATCCCCCGCCTCCTTGCCTACTTTGAGGAAGACAACGAATTCTACCTTGTTCAAGATTTCATTGAGGGTCAAGTCCTACGGCAGGAATTGTTGCCGGGCTGTGGGTGGTCAGAGGCACGGGTGATTGAGTTGCTCCAAGATGCCCTTGGCATTCTCGCCTTTGTGCATCAGTGTGGTGTGATCCACCGCGATATTAAACCCGATAACTTGATTCGTCGCCAATCGGATCATCGTTTAGTGCTGATTGATTTCGGTGCTGTGAAGGAGATGGGGGTCTCCATTGGCGGTGGTACCTTGGTGGGAGATACGAATCCGCAGACAATCGCCATTGGTACACCGGGGTATATGGCACCAGAGCAGGCCCAAGGGCGTCCCCGCCCGGCCAGTGATCTCTATTCCCTAGGGATGGTAGCTGTACAGGCATTGACGGGGTTGAGTCCCCTGCAACTCACCCAAGACCCTTACGGCTGTTGGTGTTGGCAAGCCGCTCAACCAGTGAGCGATCGCCTAGTGCAGTTTGTCAATAAGCTGATCCATCCTTCCCCCTACGAACGGTTTGCCACCGCTGCTGATGCCCTTGCCAGTCTGCAACAGGTGGAAGTCCCCAAATCTTTCTGGTTTCGCTTGGGTCAATTCCTAAAAACCCCTGTTCAAGACCTCTGGCGATCGCCAAAGGCAGGTGAGGGTGTTTCTCCAGTGCCCTCCAGTTCGCTACCCCCTGTTTCCACGCTGCCCCCGCAAGCCACCGAACCCAAACTGGTGTCCTCTCCACCGGCAGCCACTGCTGCTCTTCCCAACCAGGGTCGCCATGTTTTTATCAGTCACTCCAGTGACGGCACCGATTTGCAGTTGGCCACTGCCCTCCAAGAGGCACTACAAAAAGCAGGTCACCAACCCTTTATGGCCAGTCAAAGTATTCGCTTGGGGGAGGCCTGGGCACAGCGGATTGATCAGGAACTGAAGCGGTGTGATTTCTTTGTCCTTTTGCTCTCGCAGACAGCGGCGCAAAGTGAAATGGTGCTTGAGGAAGTCCGCACCGTCAAACAGTTGCAAGCCCAACGAGGCGATCGCCGTCCTTTTATCTTGCCTGTACGGGTCAATTTTCCGCTGGATATGCCTTTGAACTATGAGTTGCGGGGGTATCTGCATCGGCTACAACAGCGCTTCTGGCGATCGCCAGCAGACACCGACACCCTACTGCAAGAGATTCTCGACTTGGTGAATGCGACCACTGCCCCCATGGCCACCAGTAGCGATGCCGCCCAAGAAACTATTGCTGAATCCGCTCAAACGGGCACATTGGTGGGTGATGGTGCCCCAGTTCCTGTGGCTGAGCCAGAACTCCCCGAAGGGCAAGTGGAAGTGGCCTCGGCATTTTATATTGAGCGACCCCCCATTGAGCAACGCTGTCGCGAAACCCTCTTGCAACCCGGCTCCCTGATTCGCATCAAAGCCCCCCGCCAAATGGGCAAAACCTCACTCATGGCACGACTGCTGTACCGCGCGACCCAAGAGGGTTATGGCACCGTTCCCCTCAGTTTCCAACTGGCGGATGCCCAAGTCTTCAGTGATTTGGAAAAACTCCTGCGCTGGCTCTGTGCCAGTGTCGGGCGGCGACTGGGGTTAGAAAACCGCCTCAATGACTATTGGGATGACATCTTTGGCAGTAAGTATAACTGCACCGCCTACTTTGAGGAGTATCTCTTACCCAATTGTCAAAAAGCGGGGACGCAATTTGAGGGTCGTCCCCTTGTCTTAGGTCTTGATGAAGTGGATCGGGTTTTTGAATATCCAGAAGTGGCCAGTGACTTCTTTGGGCTATTGCGGGCATGGCACGAGGAGGGTAAAAACCGCGATATTTGGCGCAACTTACGCTTAATCGTCGTTCACGGCACTGAGGTTTACATTCCCTTGGACATCAACCAGTCGCCCTTCAACGTTGGTTTAGCCGTCGACCTTCCCGAATTTAATCAAGAACAAATTGCCGAGTTGTGTCGCCTCCATGGTCTCGCCCTTTCAGAAGCGCAGCTCCAAGAACTTCAGCACTTGGTGGGGGGGCATCCCTATCTGATTCGCCTCAGCCTGTACCATCTCGCCCGCCAAGACCTGACATGGCAGGAATTAATTACTAATGCGGCTTCAGAGACAGGGTTATATCGCGATCACCTGCGGCGACAGTGGTGGCATCTTCAGCAGCAGGCGGAACTGCTGCCGGCTTTTCGGGACATTCTGCAGGCGGAGGGTGGCAGGGTCGTGGATAGCACCCTTGGCTTTAAGCTCCACAGTTTGGGACTGATTACCCTAGAGGGGAACCTCGCTCAGGTACGCTGTGATCTTTACCGCCGCTACTTTGGCGATCGCCTGCATTAG
- a CDS encoding ABC transporter substrate-binding protein, which yields MMYRAGVSVARRLLWGCLVLLLGLLLVGCGGNGPRQGDHSIVIGTTARLRTLDPADAYENLAGLLLFNLGDRLYTYEGQDLIPQLATALPDVSEDGLTYRIPLRRGVRFHDGTPFNAAAMAFSLERFMNSGGQPASLLAGRVKEIKAIGEDVLEVRLKEPFVAFPHLLAFSGLCAVSPTAYGAAGDRFLPTQFVGTGPYRLAAYSTDGVRLEPFADYWGTKPQNAGIRLQIFSSSANLYNAFRTGAVDVAIGALDPNQIHALKTQASRQHWQVITGAGNAITVLSINLRQPPWDQLAARQVLAASVNRQRLAERVFLGEAEPLYSLVPSLFPESEPVFRDRYGDGASSQIDHWLQSTTISPQQPLVVNLWYRANVPSNVLAATVLKASLERDLGDRVQVQLDSADSATIYRNLESGAYPLVLLDWYGDFYDPDNYLEPFLGCDRGSVETGCDSGASAAWGSFFYSPEANDLIVASRREANSQRRGQLLRQLQELNAAAVAFIPLWQSETTLFAQGNLRGLALDVNQLFAFAPLQKAPKDQ from the coding sequence ATGATGTACCGAGCGGGTGTGTCCGTGGCACGACGGCTACTGTGGGGATGTCTTGTACTGTTGTTGGGCCTGCTGTTGGTTGGCTGTGGCGGTAATGGGCCTCGCCAAGGGGATCACAGTATTGTCATTGGTACCACGGCTCGCCTGCGCACCCTCGACCCTGCCGATGCCTACGAAAATTTGGCGGGACTGCTGCTTTTTAATTTGGGCGATCGCCTCTATACCTACGAGGGTCAAGACCTCATTCCCCAACTCGCCACCGCCTTACCCGATGTCAGCGAAGATGGCCTCACCTACCGCATTCCCCTACGGCGGGGGGTTCGCTTTCACGATGGCACTCCCTTTAATGCTGCTGCCATGGCCTTTTCCCTTGAGCGGTTTATGAACAGTGGCGGTCAGCCGGCCTCGCTCTTGGCAGGGCGGGTCAAGGAAATTAAAGCGATTGGAGAGGATGTACTAGAGGTTCGCCTCAAGGAACCCTTTGTGGCTTTCCCCCATTTGCTGGCCTTTAGTGGTTTGTGTGCCGTTTCCCCCACGGCCTATGGCGCAGCGGGCGATCGCTTTTTACCCACCCAGTTTGTGGGCACAGGGCCGTATCGTTTAGCAGCCTACAGTACCGATGGCGTGCGCCTTGAACCCTTTGCCGACTATTGGGGAACCAAGCCCCAAAATGCTGGGATTCGCCTGCAAATATTTTCCAGTAGCGCTAATCTCTACAATGCCTTTCGCACCGGGGCAGTGGATGTGGCGATCGGGGCATTGGATCCCAATCAAATTCATGCCCTTAAAACCCAAGCCAGTCGCCAGCATTGGCAGGTGATTACAGGAGCGGGCAACGCCATCACGGTCTTGAGCATTAATTTGCGGCAACCCCCTTGGGATCAATTGGCAGCACGGCAAGTTTTGGCCGCCAGTGTCAATCGTCAACGCTTGGCAGAACGGGTCTTTTTGGGGGAGGCAGAACCCCTGTACTCATTGGTGCCCAGTTTATTTCCTGAGAGTGAACCCGTCTTTCGCGATCGCTATGGAGACGGCGCTTCGAGCCAAATAGATCACTGGTTGCAAAGCACCACCATTTCACCGCAGCAGCCGCTGGTGGTGAACCTTTGGTACCGTGCCAATGTTCCCAGTAATGTGCTGGCGGCAACGGTTCTTAAGGCCTCACTAGAGCGGGATTTGGGCGATCGCGTGCAGGTGCAATTGGACAGTGCCGACTCCGCTACCATCTACCGCAATTTAGAAAGTGGGGCTTACCCCTTGGTCTTGCTCGATTGGTATGGTGATTTTTACGATCCTGATAACTACCTTGAACCCTTCCTGGGTTGCGATCGCGGTTCTGTAGAAACGGGCTGCGACAGTGGTGCCAGTGCGGCATGGGGGTCGTTTTTCTACAGTCCTGAGGCCAATGACCTGATTGTTGCCAGTCGCCGTGAGGCCAATTCTCAACGCCGTGGCCAGCTCTTGCGCCAGCTTCAGGAACTCAATGCCGCGGCAGTTGCTTTTATACCCCTGTGGCAGAGTGAAACCACTCTCTTTGCTCAAGGAAACTTGCGCGGTTTAGCGCTGGATGTCAACCAACTCTTTGCCTTTGCTCCCCTCCAGAAAGCACCAAAAGATCAATGA
- a CDS encoding branched-chain amino acid transaminase produces the protein MSDFLPYAYLNGQFVPFEEAKISVATHALHYGTAALGGLRGLPNPANAKEILLFRLEDHCRRLSRSAHYLGYELPTSEIKSKIIAWVQKNQPTVPFYIRPLVYTSGLGIAPRLHDIEKDFLIYGMPLGDYLSAAGVTCRISSWQRQCDRSFPLRGKLTTSYIVSALAKTEAVCSGFDEAILLNEQGKVCEASGMNLFLVREGQLVTPSVDQDILEGITRRSVIELAQAAGVKVIERPVDRTELLIADEVFLTGTAARIVPVSRIETYTLPSDRPLTRQLQQQLQAIVEGREPQYRHWIDVIPL, from the coding sequence ATGAGTGACTTTCTCCCCTACGCCTATCTCAACGGTCAATTTGTGCCCTTTGAAGAGGCCAAAATTTCTGTGGCCACCCATGCCCTTCACTACGGAACCGCTGCCCTAGGTGGCTTGCGCGGTCTCCCCAATCCGGCGAACGCCAAGGAAATTCTCCTCTTCCGTCTTGAGGATCACTGTCGTCGCCTCAGTCGCAGCGCCCACTATCTGGGCTATGAATTGCCCACTAGCGAGATTAAGTCGAAAATTATTGCATGGGTGCAAAAAAACCAACCAACCGTGCCCTTCTACATTCGGCCTTTGGTCTATACCTCTGGGCTAGGCATTGCGCCACGGCTCCATGATATTGAAAAGGATTTTCTCATTTACGGCATGCCCCTTGGGGATTACCTCTCGGCTGCAGGCGTCACCTGTCGCATTAGTTCTTGGCAGCGGCAGTGCGATCGCTCCTTTCCCCTACGGGGCAAGTTGACCACCTCTTATATTGTCTCTGCACTGGCCAAAACAGAAGCGGTCTGCTCTGGCTTTGATGAAGCGATTCTCCTTAATGAACAGGGGAAAGTCTGCGAAGCGTCGGGAATGAACCTTTTTTTGGTGCGGGAAGGGCAACTGGTAACCCCTAGTGTGGATCAAGACATTCTGGAGGGGATTACCCGTCGCAGTGTCATTGAGCTAGCGCAAGCGGCTGGTGTCAAAGTCATTGAGCGGCCTGTGGATCGCACGGAACTGTTGATTGCTGATGAGGTCTTTTTAACCGGCACGGCTGCGCGAATTGTGCCGGTGAGTCGCATTGAAACGTACACCCTGCCCAGCGATCGCCCCCTGACGCGCCAACTGCAACAGCAATTACAGGCCATTGTTGAAGGCCGCGAGCCGCAGTATCGCCACTGGATTGATGTGATTCCCCTTTAG
- a CDS encoding TlyA family RNA methyltransferase yields MSPRKQRLDSLLVERHLCESRQQAQRWIRAGEVQVNHIPIDKPGTLVAVDATIQVKAKSAYVSRGGEKLAHALGVFPVVVRDRVCLDGGISTGGFTDCLLQAGAKLVYGIDVGYGQVDWKLRQDPRVILRERTNLRYLTPAELYTEDAPRPTLGVVDVSFISLTKVLPALWELLLPPRDLIALIKPQFEVGRDRLGKNGVVRDAKARQEAVDQVIAAAEALGWQCYGVTPSPILGPAGNQEFLTYFSCGAVEDASLENEVVSST; encoded by the coding sequence ATGAGTCCCCGCAAACAACGCTTGGATAGTCTCCTTGTGGAACGGCACCTCTGTGAGAGCCGCCAACAGGCGCAACGCTGGATTCGCGCCGGGGAAGTGCAGGTCAACCATATCCCCATTGATAAGCCGGGCACGCTGGTTGCTGTGGATGCCACTATTCAGGTCAAGGCGAAATCCGCCTATGTCTCGCGGGGGGGTGAAAAGCTGGCCCATGCCCTAGGAGTCTTTCCTGTGGTGGTGCGCGATCGCGTGTGTTTGGATGGCGGCATTTCCACAGGGGGCTTTACGGACTGTCTGCTGCAAGCAGGCGCCAAACTGGTCTATGGCATTGATGTGGGTTATGGGCAAGTGGATTGGAAGCTGCGCCAAGATCCACGGGTCATTCTCAGGGAGCGCACCAACCTGCGTTATCTGACGCCTGCGGAACTCTACACCGAGGATGCCCCCCGACCCACCCTTGGCGTGGTGGATGTGTCCTTTATTTCCCTGACCAAAGTTTTACCTGCCCTATGGGAATTACTGCTGCCGCCGCGAGACTTGATTGCGCTGATTAAACCACAGTTTGAAGTGGGGCGCGATCGCTTGGGCAAAAATGGTGTGGTTCGCGATGCCAAGGCGCGTCAAGAAGCCGTCGATCAGGTGATTGCAGCCGCCGAAGCTTTGGGGTGGCAGTGCTACGGTGTGACTCCCTCGCCGATTTTGGGGCCTGCGGGCAATCAAGAATTCCTCACCTATTTTTCCTGTGGTGCTGTGGAGGATGCTTCCCTAGAAAACGAAGTGGTATCATCAACCTGA
- a CDS encoding M50 family metallopeptidase has protein sequence MTRSALRPVAATGDLEAIQALLEAALAPKGIGVTVNQRHECLLLRLQCPRAVPAAIVLTLLARELIHWPSYAHSSILITASQDSHELWEEVLDLTSPHELQRLAKGEHLRQNLPIASSPRREEFGIPVQPLSTKDWQVIAAGLGLSLLLLASEQVTFLLSPLITLVHEMGHAVMAWLFGYPAVPAFDFRYGGGVTLHGDRAGGIVLLIYTGLLALAYFYRHNQLTLICLGVLTLLYTLVAFSPVHEMLFVAMGHGFELIFAVIFLYRALSGWGCRYPIERPLYGMVGFFIVFFNMRFAWQLQFNPVFREMYLMGKRGIDHDFVRLARDFLHTDLATVVGLYGLFVILTPAIAFLLYRYRQLMLYLFIRLFISEG, from the coding sequence ATGACCCGCTCCGCCCTGCGCCCAGTGGCTGCCACAGGGGATCTTGAGGCCATTCAGGCCCTCCTAGAAGCGGCGCTTGCCCCCAAGGGAATAGGGGTCACAGTGAACCAGCGGCACGAATGTCTCTTGTTGCGCCTTCAGTGTCCAAGGGCTGTCCCTGCTGCGATTGTGCTAACGCTACTCGCTCGCGAACTGATCCACTGGCCCAGCTATGCCCACAGCAGCATCCTGATCACGGCCTCCCAAGACAGCCATGAACTTTGGGAAGAGGTGCTTGATCTGACCAGCCCCCATGAGCTACAACGCTTGGCCAAGGGGGAGCATCTGCGTCAGAACCTTCCCATCGCTTCATCCCCCCGCAGGGAAGAGTTTGGCATTCCTGTCCAACCCCTCAGCACCAAAGATTGGCAAGTGATCGCAGCGGGATTGGGTCTATCGCTTCTCCTCCTTGCGTCTGAGCAGGTGACGTTTTTGCTCAGTCCTTTGATCACCCTAGTGCACGAGATGGGACATGCGGTGATGGCGTGGCTCTTTGGCTATCCAGCGGTTCCCGCCTTTGATTTTCGCTACGGTGGCGGTGTCACTCTCCATGGCGATCGCGCAGGGGGCATTGTCCTGCTCATTTATACGGGATTGCTGGCCTTGGCCTACTTCTACCGCCACAATCAGCTGACCCTTATTTGCCTTGGGGTCTTGACGCTGCTTTATACCCTTGTGGCCTTTAGTCCTGTCCATGAAATGCTCTTTGTGGCCATGGGGCATGGCTTTGAACTCATTTTTGCCGTCATTTTTCTCTACCGTGCCCTCAGTGGTTGGGGGTGCCGCTACCCCATTGAACGTCCCCTCTACGGTATGGTGGGGTTTTTCATTGTGTTTTTTAATATGCGCTTTGCTTGGCAGTTGCAGTTTAATCCCGTGTTTCGGGAGATGTACCTGATGGGCAAAAGAGGCATTGATCACGATTTTGTTCGTCTGGCTCGCGATTTTCTTCACACGGATTTGGCAACGGTGGTTGGCCTGTATGGTCTTTTTGTGATTCTCACCCCAGCGATCGCGTTCCTCCTCTATCGTTATCGCCAACTCATGCTGTATTTATTTATTCGCCTCTTTATCTCTGAGGGCTAG
- a CDS encoding DUF4359 domain-containing protein produces the protein MKVPLLSQVMARPLWWGSGAFSLLGIIAACLTNPTPADYQRRAAAEINTFLLTQVCPEIIDRSSAIAMVALEVCEQLESRPAEEIERYIAYNTQSYNLGVATLFVTELPIQTVWSLGLFGQIIPLTL, from the coding sequence ATGAAAGTGCCTCTCCTGTCCCAAGTCATGGCACGCCCTCTTTGGTGGGGCAGTGGCGCCTTCTCGCTCTTAGGGATTATTGCGGCCTGTCTCACCAATCCCACCCCTGCTGATTATCAACGCCGTGCCGCAGCAGAAATTAACACCTTCCTTTTGACTCAGGTGTGCCCAGAGATCATTGATCGCAGTAGCGCGATCGCCATGGTGGCTTTAGAAGTCTGCGAGCAACTGGAATCCCGCCCTGCGGAGGAAATTGAACGCTACATTGCCTACAACACCCAATCCTACAACCTTGGCGTTGCCACCCTCTTTGTGACAGAATTACCCATTCAAACCGTCTGGAGCCTCGGCCTCTTTGGTCAAATTATTCCGCTAACGTTATAA